The DNA sequence TAAAAGCAATTATAGCTCCTCCATGGCTCTGAGCTTGGAGAAGCACTGTAAGCgctttgtgtgtgtttctttattttctcatACACTATGCAGACTAATGAATGATCAATTGGACAACTCAAATATGAGTGCTAGAAGTGCAGAACCCTCTTTACTAAATTTCATCTGAGGGTGCAGTTGGTTTCAGTTGTCACTTGAGTAAGTAGCTCAATGTAAAAGTCGTTCTATTGTCCTCGGCTGCTTGCAAACAGCAGCCTCTTGTTTTGAGTTGTTGCATTTGGTTTGGACAATTCATTCTTTAGTGCAACTCCTGCAGTTTAGGGTGAGCTGAGCCTGTTGAACATAGCTTCCGCCTTGATTATAACAAACATGAACCTTAATACAATGCCAAACAGTTCATCCATACAAAAGGAAAGGGTAAGATGGTACATGCCCGAATGCAGCCATATTTCCTATAATTATCAACAGTGGTCAAACAAGGTGTGTcgctggagccaacatttcaacaagggGCCTCGTCTTTGTCAAAGTGTGGGGAAGACAAGTCCACTGGTCAAAACTATGGCTCTGGCTACATTCcttgttcaaccactgttggTCACTTCATGTGTCTATCTTCCTGCGAATCTCTCTCTTTTTTGAGTATAGGCACATATCTTCAGTGAGCTATATAACTTCCAGTCATGTGCTTGAACTTTTTCTGTAAAAACTGCCTTTCTTAACAAGGGCAAGGTTAAAGGCAACTTGTTGTGCATTAAGTAGTTGCCTAAGGAAACAGTGCATTTGTCTTTAAGGACACTGGTAAGGTGGTTGACTGCCTCTACTGGTGCCTTCCTTATTGCATAACGATCTTACCATGGATACGTGTTTACTTTGGCCCAGACTATCGAGCCAACAAAGTACTTTGCTTCCAGCAAGTCATCATCGGGCTGATCATCTTCCTCCGCTTCACAGGTGTTGTGTTTCGGATCTGCCAAAAAGTGCAGCAAGGTGCAAAAGTAAGGTAAAAAATTTGTGCAATGAAGTCATGTAAAGCCTACATGTTTATGGTGCACTTTTGCAAACTGAACTCAGACTCATATACTGATACTGTCATACAGATAATTTTTGTTCAGAGTAGCTAGCCCTTGTAATGATTGCACATCGGAAAGAGCCTTATTGAGTATATGAGTTATTTCCTTAATCCACTTGTCCACTTAGATACATTCTGCTCCACTTCTATACTTGCACACATTTTTACAAATTTTGTGACGCCAAACAAAATCTGTATTGCAGGCTTTTTTTTAAGTGCAAACAAGATACTGCACAGGctgccccccctctctctctcttcctctctctccccTCCTAGTCACCTTCTCTGCATCTACTGAAGTTTTCAGTGAATCACACTGCGGCCACCTCTCACTGTTTCAGTCAGTATTCTGTGCTATTTGTTTTCAAGGGCAGAAACCTCGTGCATACCGCTGTTCATGGAGCAAAACCACTTCTGAGGTAGCTCACTGGGGTCGATGACATCGGCAAGGTACCGCCACTTGCTGCACTCCGGGTTATCGCATTGCACCCAGGTTCCCTCAACAGTGTTGATCCTAGCTTCAAGTAGCTCTTGCATCTCTTGGCTGGAGCCAAGGCATTCACTTGTGCCTTGGGTGCCCTCCTCTGTTTGAGACACTGTGTGGAGACAAAAGATGATTTCAGACACAGGGTAATTCTTTAAACGTTGCACTATGGTTGGAAGAGCCAAATGGTACTTGTATTAGTACTAAATTGTGACCCATCATCAGGGAAGCTTGATTATGCATGCTGCTCCATTAAGGAATGCTTGATCATCATGGTATGATTCTAGTTCCACACCCAGAACTACAGATGGCATGCGAGATGTGCAAATCTATTGGCAGGATGTGACGAGACTATAGAAGTGGTACATAATAGCGACTTTGTAGATTTTGATTAGCAAACCTGTGTGCACCTTTCAACAGCAAATAACCGAAACTTAGCCTTGCTTTGACTGGAAAGATGGGAGAAATGAATAATCTGGGGGCAAGATAGAGCACTGGTTTATTGTTTGATCCTGCAGAATATATATGCCATAACCAGATAAATGAAGAATGACTTTGGAAAGGACGCCTAGCTTTGATGCATCTTACAATATGTGACACATGTCTAAATAGAAGACTCAAGTCTCTCTCACTctcccttccctttctttttgacACTGACACAGGAGCCACACTGAAGCACAGACCACCAAGGTCATATATATCTCTTGCCTTTATTATTGTATATTCAGAGCACTGTCTAGATTACCTCTAGACAGTGCTGTCTTGTCTAGTTTATTTCTCCCAACTTCATGCTAGAAAGCGCTTGtccaaccaacttgcccaatgaTGAAATAAATATATTTCAATGCATATGTGAGGAGGCAAAGGTTATTGTGCATAGCTAATTGTGACTCGATCCTCGCTTCCATTCTGTACACCTGTACCCTGTAATATTGTACTAGGACAATATTGCAACAGTTGGAGCTGTGACAATGTCAGTATGAAGTGGAATATTTATGTCCAACTGAAATGCAAATCCATAACTAAATGCATGACCCTTATTAGTGTGTCTGTGAAAATAAGAATTGGTCATGTAATCTCGTGAAACATTGCAGCATTGAAAACAATTACATGTAGGATGACTGCAGTCGTTTGTCACTAAAAAGCACGCTTGTCACACTCCTATAGTAATTATTTGGTAGTATTTTTTTCACTCTGAAATTAGGATTATGTAAAACATCCTTGTACAACTCGAGTGCGTACAATTTGAGTGGGCATAAATCTGTACTTGCAATTTCTTAAATTTTCCTCTTATTCTGAAACTATTATAGTTATTtcaaatgttctttttcttccccatGGTTGCACGACTTGGTGAGGCAGAACATATAATAAACCATGAATTCTATACATGTGCTTGAAAGTAGATATAGATTAACTTGTTTATGTATCTGTTATATGGCTGGTGTTGTTCCTGCAGGAGCTGATCTAATAGTTGAAGACCGAGAGATCCATGCATATAAATATATGAATATTCCAGTTGGGTTATGCCCATTCACGATCGCTATATTCTATGAATATATGAAGGAACTGCGCAAGCGGATAATGTGTCTAATTTTACCACCATTGTAGACAAGCCTCTTAGGCTTCAGCGTCCCTTTGGCGGATTGGCAGCGGTTCCGTTTCTTCACCGGGGCTCCAGGCACTGGCGGGAGAATCCCGCGCGTCGAACCTCTCTGCGGCGTCGCTTGTCCGGTCTCACCGTCTCCTCTGAGAAGATTGAAAAGACAAAACATAACAAAATAGTTGCAAAGTTTCGGCTATAAGTCCAAAAGGAAGTACGAGACTCTACCTCATATCGGGCCACTGCGTTCGCACGTTCGGTGCGCCCTTTTAGAGTGAACGTGTTACACTTATGGACAGCGATGTAGGTAAATAAACTGCGCTCGTCGAGGCCTTTGTCTttaagctcgaaaaaaaaaatagacaagtGATAACCTTTCTCAGAAATAACTCGCAGCAAATGTCCCGCTGATGTTGCGACGCGACGACCAAAAATGGCGATCTGGCGGTTTCTGGCTGTCGCTGATTATCGTCTGCTGTACGAAAATTTTAACCTGATTTGTCGTTTTAGTTCGCCTTGCACCGACTAAAAAATGTTCGCTGGTGGCGTTTTTCCGCTCAATTAGTCGCGTTCGTAGAGCTCGTCTGCGCGTTTGAATTGACGTAGCGTCTGGATGAAGTAAAAGAAgttcgcgtcgtctgctgcagttctcGCGCGACGCGCTCGTGCTCAGTACTCGGcaaattaaacaaaaaagaaacagctgcGTAAATTGAAATGAATTCTTTCAGTGAAATGACGACCGGGCATTGTAATAGGTCATTAAGAAAGCTATACAATTAGTTGATTTGTCGAAATCTAAAGAATATGCGCTTTTATTATGTTTTTCGCGCTCGCTCGTAAATCGCGCCCTTTATCGTGACGCAAAAACGGAAGTCGACTGGCGTTGACAGTCAAGTTAACGCATTTGTTTTCTGGGCCAACCGAAGGCTTGTGTATTTAGTATATGAGTCTACGCTGTGAAAAACACTCTTAAAGCAATCAATTAGCTGATATTTCTCAATTAGGTCGACGACAGGCGGCGCGACCGGCAGCCAATCTCGCGACGGCAAAATCGGAGAGCGCGCTGCCATTTGCAGTTATGCAGGAGCTGGCAAGCTTGTTACTAGGCGTTCACTTCGGGGACCCTTCGAAGCGTTATTGGGCTCGGTGCTGACTAGTTTCAGCTACGGCGAAGCCCTTCTCAGGTAAAACTGATCGCCTACGGTCTTCTTTGAGCTGCTGCGCTCGGCGAAAGCATGCCGCGCCCGCCCAGCGCGGTTCGCCAGGCCGTAGCGCCGTAGGCGCCTTGGAGCAAGATGGCGTCCGTGTGTACCCTCGCTCCTAGCGCGCGTAGCGTGTAAACAACACCACGTGGGACTGCTGGGCGCGACGGCTGCTCAACGTTGCGACAACGTAACTTGATTTTTGTCTTCCCCTCCCTCCTCAACAGGCGCATATCACGTAGTGCCCGACGAAAATCGGCAGAAAGCATGGAGACGGCGGTGGCCGTACCGGGAATTCACGTGGACATGTCGTCCAAGAGGGGATCGACGGCCGTGTTCCAGCGGACGATCTGTCGTTCGGCGAGCGTCGATAATCGGCCGAAGACGCTGAAGCCCGCCAACGGGGCCGCGGCCGAGTCCGGCGGGCTCAGAAAGCCCGCGGCTGCCCGAGAGGAGCCCGCAAGCAACCAGAACAAGCCACCCGCGCCGTCGGGCAAGGGCACGTTCGGAAAACGCCGCCAGTCATTTGGCTCCTTGGCCGAGCACAAGCACCTGTTCAAGAGGCGACGGCGCGACCTGTTCACGCCGCCGACCAAATTCCTGCTGGGCGGCAACATCAACGACCCGCTTAACCTGGCCAGCTTCGAGAACGACGAAGTGAACAAGCGTGCGAACGCCGTAACGCCCAAGTCGTCTCCGGTGCCAACCCCGCGGCACAGGACTCAGGTGGAGGTCCTCATCCCGCCCAACATCAACGACCCGCTGAACCTGAACACGGGAGAAGACATCGAGTTCAAGCTCATCTCGCCCGGGTCGCGCAGACGAAAGCGCCGGTACAAGCGCAAGTCCAGAAGTGAGGACGACTCCGGTACCGCTGACGGCAGTAACGCGACTCCTGCCGCTACAGCTGCTGCTGATGCCGCTGCAGACGCCTCGGCCACTGCGTCCTCTGCGGCGGGCGACCTCGTAGATGCTCCCGCCTCCGCTGCCGACGCAGCGGCGCCAGCCGCAGCGTCAACGACGACGCCCTCTCCGGCCGTCAccgcggcgacgccgacgacctCCCGGAAGACGTCTGGAAGCGCCACAGGCCCGCTAGGTTCGTCCGCTGCTTCcgcttcttcgtcgtcctcgGCAGCTCCCTGCCCCGCCGACAAGATCGTCTCCCCCGTCGTGCCTCAGGGTTCGCCCGTCAAGTTCTCGCGGCGCAAGTCGTCGGCCGAGTCGCGACGTTCGACCGGCAGCGgcgcggctgccgccgccgcgtcgtcccGTCCGGCGACCAGCGCCAAGCAGGTTCACTTCAGGCCGAAGGACGCGCACTTCCAGTACGGCAACTACAACAGGTACTACGGCTACCGGAACGGCGGCGGCCAGGAGGACCCGCGGCTCAAGGCGATGAAGAAGGAGTGGTTCTGCGGCCTGGACGTGCTCGACATCGGCTGCAACGTGGGCCACCTGACGCTGTCGCTGGCGCGCGACTACGCGCCGCGCAAGGTGATCGGACTGGACATCGACGGCGGCCTCATCCGCGCGGCGCGCCGCAACGTGCGGCACTACCTGACGGCGGCGCTTGCCGGCGAGATGCGGTTTCCGGTGTCCATGGCCATCTGTCACGGTCCCATCGCGGCGGCGGCGTTGCCCGGCCGGCAGGCCGAGTCCGTGGCCTTCCCCAACAACGTATTCTTCGTCGAGGTGAGCGCCGACTTTTGACACGCGCCAGTAGTCCTGGAGTACAAGGTTAACTGCGAACTGACGCCATTGTCTGTTAGTGCAAGCTTCCACTAGCCAAGCTGCTTGAGAGGACTTCAGTGTCGGCACAGTCTCTGCGCAAGGATTGGCACAACCCACTGCCTTCACTGCAAATGTAACGGTTTGCCACAAGCTTGGTAGGGTGGGCTGGAGCGGCCATGTAAACACCGTCTTAACTCTTGGCAAGGCTGAAGTAACCAGGCTTAAGTTTGTACCTCATGACGTTCAGGTAGTATACTTCGGTACTAGTTAGTTTATCTATCGATATATTGCCCTAAGAACACAGGAACAAGATTTCAGACTTCAAAGCAACAAAACATCAAATTTTGATGTTTTCTAAATAATGGCCCAAGTGGACAAAAGTACTTTGTTCACTTGGCCTTGGTACTTTGATGGCATTGGACTAATGTACTGGCATTGCAGTTTGGGTGTTGTTAACTGAAAAAGGGAACTTTggcatctatttttttttaaaataaattgtagcaTTAACCCCATGCAAGCAATTTTGTGCACGACAGCGACGAGTGCTGGCTTCGAGTGACAATAAGTGCTTCGAGTGACCAAATTGCTTGTTCTTGTCGCTCGATCACTCAGTTTTGGAAATCTGAAATTAGCTGCAGGTCGTGCGGAAGTGTTACAAGCAACTAGCCAATAGCTCGAAGCCAGAACAGGATTTACATCAGTGGCATACTACTGGTTGTCCCACGGAACAAGTGAACAACCGAATTTTGATATGTGCTGAGGATACAAAACACCCACAATAATACTTTGAGTAATGTTTATGCTGCTCTGTACAGCAAAACAAATCAACCTATATTATTAGAGCATGTGTCGCATATGCTCTGGGCCATATTTGCTACCCTCATACTGACAACTCGGAAAAGCTGTTGCTCGTGTGGGGTTCAACTTCAAGGCAATGAGTGGTGGTGACAGTCATCCCTATTGCATTGCTTGTTGCTGTCGTCTGCCAGAATTGCTTACATGAGGTTTTTATTTAAAAACCACTCTTCTGAGCAAGGGTAAATGGAACCTTTAAAAATTATGTATACTCCAAATTATTGATGCTAAGTTGTTCCATGGTGAATGCATTACCATTATAATTTTTGAGGGACACTGCCCATATCTGCCCATACGGCAGATAGGTCTAAAGCGCACCAGCTATCCCAAGATTCTGTCAAACAAGGGTGACAAAAGGttgtctggaaaaaaaaaattatctgttcTCCACACTCTCTTATCAGCATTttccaaaaaaaaggggggggggggggttcaataTCTCCAGTCACGCTGTGCAAGTTTGGACAGGCTACATCATTTTAGTTTTGCCTGTCGTACAACAAGCAATGGCTGCCTCACTTGACCAGGCATGTTATATAGTGTGTATAACTAGGAAGAACTCGGTCCTCTTTGTTCAACTCGCTGTATCTGGCCTGAAGACAGGCCTAGAGTCTGGAAAGCGTTGTGCTGTTAAAACTGTTGTAGGCTATGCTGCACGCTTTTCAGAAGTTGGTTTATGCGGTGAATGCCAACCAGTTTGCTATCTTTGTCTCCCAAACAGCTTCAGTGGCACTCTTTATGCTTTTCTGCTAGGCCATCTCCAAAGATGGGTTATGTTTAGTTTGGGTTATTGGAGGCATTCTTCAATGTCCTCTTTGTCGACATTTTGTCCATTGTTTTGTATGGCACAAAGCTCGCCTTCAAAACGCAGAAGACGAGTCACTTCAAGCTGTTCCTCTTTGGCACAGATGACCAGCTGAAGAGTCATTGTTTCTCGCATCACAGTCAGGATTGAACTGACCAGGTGTGTCTGAACTTGCACAGCAGTGACTGGAGAGACAGTGACCTGACATGGAGAGGGCTGATAAAGTgtcaaagataatttttttttttttcgaagatggGAGTGAGGATAATTCTTCACTTGCCCTTGCCATCATTATGGCTGTTCCTATCTCAAGTATCATGGTGCTTCTATTTCCTTCACCAATCACGCCAGAGACATTCTGAGGGGCGTTAACAGCATGATTATCATCCACCATAAAATTAATTCTGTGGTATCAAGTTATGCCATGCCAAGAACACACCAGAAatgccttgctttctttttcactttagAGAAGGGGATGAAATTAATAATCTGTGCGAGTGTGCATTAGAACTCTGCAGACTATGTACATTGGTGAACAAGAATATATTTTGCATTTTGAGCCCTTGTGAGCTTAAACTGAACAGAAAGTTGATGATGTGCTGTGCCAGACCACTAGCCATTTGCCTGCTGCACACACTACCATGTTACATTTCTCACACTGTATAGCTGCCCCATTGTGCATACAACTTATGTATTCCAAGGATATATTGCGAGGAAACCTTGTACGTGTACAAGTATGTGTAAATACATGTATGCTGGTGAGAAAAATTTTAATGGTAACTGTAGAGGTCAGCCTAGTGAAAGATTTAGCCATGCTATACCGAAGAAATCAACagagaagaaaaatattttcgttCACTACGGCATATTTTAGATTTATGATGGAAATGGTTTACGAAGACCACACTTTTTGTCCCAATCAATTGGAAATGCAGCTCGTAGATGGGGCTTCAGGTCATTTTTGTTACATTACTTGGATAGAACTTGAAACTTGATCTTCCTGTATAGTTcaatttttgttctttcgggat is a window from the Dermacentor variabilis isolate Ectoservices chromosome 3, ASM5094787v1, whole genome shotgun sequence genome containing:
- the LOC142575659 gene encoding 7SK snRNA methylphosphate capping enzyme-like — protein: METAVAVPGIHVDMSSKRGSTAVFQRTICRSASVDNRPKTLKPANGAAAESGGLRKPAAAREEPASNQNKPPAPSGKGTFGKRRQSFGSLAEHKHLFKRRRRDLFTPPTKFLLGGNINDPLNLASFENDEVNKRANAVTPKSSPVPTPRHRTQVEVLIPPNINDPLNLNTGEDIEFKLISPGSRRRKRRYKRKSRSEDDSGTADGSNATPAATAAADAAADASATASSAAGDLVDAPASAADAAAPAAASTTTPSPAVTAATPTTSRKTSGSATGPLGSSAASASSSSSAAPCPADKIVSPVVPQGSPVKFSRRKSSAESRRSTGSGAAAAAASSRPATSAKQVHFRPKDAHFQYGNYNRYYGYRNGGGQEDPRLKAMKKEWFCGLDVLDIGCNVGHLTLSLARDYAPRKVIGLDIDGGLIRAARRNVRHYLTAALAGEMRFPVSMAICHGPIAAAALPGRQAESVAFPNNVFFVEGNYILDSDSQLEAQQEEFDMILCLSLTKWVHLNWGDDGVRFLFKRMHRQLRPGGRMLLEAQPFHSYAKKKKLTETTYKHFHAITLRPEQFNEYLLSPEVGFAKCELVATPSHASKGFQRPLYLFTKAGSLDESQSQPRNDATASSNNNNNNTSCASNRMEASGM